The Gossypium arboreum isolate Shixiya-1 chromosome 4, ASM2569848v2, whole genome shotgun sequence DNA segment TTGGTCTGTTTGTTTTGAGGAAAATGAACTTATTTATTGGAAAAGGTGATATTTTCTGTTGTTTTGATCATTCTGTGTAAAATACTTTTTGTTGTTCAACTTTTTTCGAAAACTCTACATTGACATAAAAAGGATTGGTCCCTAACTTCAGGGATCAATCTTTTCTTTGCTTTGCTTCAGCTTCTATACAAGAAGGGATGAATCTCTATATTTAGGGGATTGATCCATTTTTCTTCACTTCAACTTTTAGGAAATGTCTTGTGCTTTATTGAAAAAGGAAAGGGGTAATATTCTGTTGACCTAAAGTTCATTTTCTGTAAAACAAACACCAGAAAGTGGGGAATCATTTTGCAGATTTCATTTTCCGTAACAAAAACAACCCTTACTTTCTTAGAATATGAAAAATAGGTTCTCTGTTAGTTGTTACCTACTAAAACTGGtgacattttattcattatttttccTCTCAGAAAGCTTTATGCTAAAATTAATGTTACTTTTACATTGCAAAAGCCTCTTTTGGCACTTTTGAGACTCATTCTATATGGAACCATTGGGCCTAGGCTTAAATTTCATTCACATATCTGCTATTTTTTTATTAGCTCTACTTGAGAACATTGCTGTAGACTTCTGCTAGCTATTGTTCTGTATGCATGTCATATCTCATTCTCATCTTTGCATTTTGGCTCAGGTTTGACAGCAAGAGATTTTGCAGAGATTGCAGAAGAAACGTTATCCGTGAGTTCAAGGAGCTGAAGGAGCTAAAACGCATGCGTAGAGAACCTCGATGCACTAGTTGGTTTTGTGTTGGAGATACAGCCTTTCTGTATGAGGTATCCATATCTTTGACCTTTTGGTGCATTGACTATTCTTTTGATACTTTCGTATGTTCAATCTTTTAATATAACAGTTCGTAAAGAATATATGGTTGAAATTTGAATTCTGACTTCTAGAGTAATAATTACTGAGCTTGGTGTGGGACTTCTCAAAATATATGCGACTTATGCAACATTTGTCTTACTTGCCCAGGTATCTGATGACAGTGTCCACGCTGATTGGCGTCAAACTTTTGCTGACACAGTTGGAACTTATCACCACTTTGAGTGGGCAGTTGGAACTGGGGAAGGAAAATCAGATATCATGGAATTTGAAAATGTTGGCATGAATGGGACTGTTCAAGTCAATGGCTTGGGTCTTGGTGGCTTGAGTATATGTTATATCACTCTAAGGGCCTGGAAATTGGATGGCCGCTGCTCTGAGATTTCTGTAAAAGCCCATGCGTTGAAAGGCCAACAATGTGTGCATTGCAGACTTGTAGTTGGAGACGGTTATGTTACAATCACTAGGGGTGAAAGTATTGGAATCTTTTTTGAGCATGCTGAAGAGGCAGAGGAAGAAGAGGTAGTTAAAAACTTTGTGAAGTTTATAAATGAAGTTGTTTGGATAGTAGCGATTATTAACTCTTATCTTTTCAGGATGATGATTCCATGGACAAGGATGGAAATGAGCTCGATGGAGAATGCTCCCGTCCACAAAAGCATGCGAAGAGTCCTGAACTTGCTCGAGAGTTTCTTCTTGATGCTGCAACTGTTATATTTAAGGAACAGGCATGTGCATACCTTTTCATTGGGCCTTAAAGTCTTGCATGTACCTGCCATTCTTTTCATTAAAGAGAGCTGTGGAATTCTATCATTCCATTTGATACTTAAAAGCTATGTGTGTGGTCATTTGGAATATAACAAAAGTCCTGTGTATATCAATGACTTGACGTGTTAGTTCGTGGCAGGAAAGTTATTAATCAGAATTTCATTCCATTGTTTTTAACAGAATCTCTATTTAAAATGGTTTGTTGAATTTTATGGTTTGAGAAGGATAAAGAATGTACATTCAACTAATGACTAGGATACCTATATGAGTGATACATAGAATTGGGAAGATTGGAATTACTTTAAGAAAGATTACCTTAGGATCACTATACCATAGCTAGCTACTTGGCTGGATGGAGGAATGCAATGAGTTTGTTCTCTAAACAATGATATTTTGAGACAAGTATCAAGCCACCCTTGCTAACTTGCCCCATCCTGTTTTGCTTGTTGGAGTCAAACTATTTACTTGGTGGGAATAAACTGGATTTGGTTTGTGGTTCTTAGGGGTTGTGTCTATGAAGTTGTGGCACAGAAAACATACAAATCAATCTGTTTCAGTTGTTTGTGTTCTCATTAGTGTTAAAATTCTTTTTATGAACTTCTAAATAATTGATCCATTTTGATATTCAGGTTGAAAAGGCTTTTAGGGAAGGAACTGCTCGCCAGAATGCACATAGTATCTTTGTTAGTCTTGCTGTTAAGCTGTTGGAAGAACGCATTTATGTTGCATGCAAGGAAATTATTACTTTAGAAAAGCAGGTATGAATAATTGGTGATTCTTCGGGATGGATTTTTCTTTATGCTTGTCAGTAAATATGGGAGAGGATATTCTCAATATGTTTTTTGATAGATATTACTGTCCCTACTTATTTTCTACAGATGAAGCTTCTTGAagaagaagagaaggaaaagCGTGAAGAGGAAGAACGCAAGGAGAGGAAAAGAACAAAAGAGCGGGAGAAAAAGCTCAGGAGAAAGGAGAGACtgaaaggaaaagaaagagagaaagaaaagaaatgtgCTGAAAGTACTACTCCTGTTTTTCCTGATGTCGCAAAGGAAGAATCTTCACTAACTCATGAGGTTGAAGAAAATATTGTTATTAATTGCAGAGACTCCGTGAGTGACACAGGTGATATTATTGTGTCAAGACCTGGTTCTCCAGATGTTCAAGATGAACAGTTTTTAGATGGGCACTCCACCTCAAGTTTGCAAAATCACTCTCTTGATAGTCCTGATGCAGAAAGTACAAACGTAAAAGATGGAAATGGCTCTTTTATAAAGGAGCAATCAAAATTTTCCCGTCGGAGATCGAAATTTCGCAAGGATGGTCAATTTGATCCGTCTATGAAATGGTGTGATCGACGCCGATTTGCTATTGTTTCAGAAAGCGCTCCTGTTAATAGATATGAGCCACGGCATCAAAGTGAAAACTTCGAGTCTCCTTCGAGTAACATCAATGGATCAAATAGGCAGTTAAGGATAACCAATGTGAAATCCAATGGTCGGAATTGTGGTGTTAAGTACACTGAGAAGTATCAGTGTTCCAATGGCCGGAGTGACAGATATGACATCTGCAGCTGCGGTGAACACAATGAATACAGAACCAAGATTGAGCCACATGTGTCTGCAACTAGAGTAGGTCGAGAGCCCAAATCTTTGAGCAAGGCTGAATCTAAATTGGCTATGCCCAAGCAACTctattgtggtagcaagtataatCAACAAGTTTACATGCGTGAAGATCATGGAAAGCTGAAACATAAAATTATTGCAGGAAACAATCCTTCTGATCGAGATTCACTTTACTCCAAGAAAGTTTGGGAGCCCACAGAAGTCCATAAAAAGTACCCCCGGAGCAACTCTGATACAGATATTGCTTTGAGGTCTTCTACTTACGTTGAAGGAGCTGGGCCTGATGACAACTTTGTTAAGTCATCTAGTGAGATGCGCTCAAATGAAGCTAGTGTAAATTTGGGTGAAATTGATCATGAGCATAGAAATGTTAACAGATCAAGAAACTCCAACCTTGCAACAGATAAGGACTGTCATGCGGAAACACATGATCAATGTTCTTCACTGAATGCTGCTTATGAGGAAGTCAGAATTTGTCCTAATAGAAAACTCACTTTGAATGGAATTCCTCATTCTACAATGAGTAGCACTTCTAATTCTGATAACTGCTCTTCATGCCTTAGCGAAGGAGATAGCAATACCTCTGCTTCAAATCATGGAAATCTGGAATCTTCATCAACATCAGATTCTGAAGATGCCTGTCAACAATCAGATAGGAGAGATGCATCAATCTGCATTGAAAATGGATTCTCTGAGTGTCAAGTGAAAGGAATAGATAAAAAACAGGATGCTGATGGAGGGGTTGCTTTGGAAAGGCACGCATTGTTTGGACATCAACCTGATGGTACAGGGAACAAAGCTCCAGGAAATCTGCCAACAAAAACCGCTGAAAATTCTGATAATGGAAAACCAACTGCCTTTATGGGTTCTCAACATCAAGGCATGTTTACATCAGTGCGTAGCCAACATATACAATTTCCAGTGTATCCAACTCCTTCAACCATGGGTTACTACCATCAGAATCCTGTATCTTGGCCAGCAACTCCAGCAAATGGTTTAGTGCCTTTTCCTCCAAACCCATATCTTTATACTGGCCCTCTTGGCTATGGTTTAAACGGAAACTCACATTTATGTATGCCATATGGTACTCTGCAGCATTTAGCTGCTCCCCCATTTAACCCTGATCCTGTTCCAGTTTATCAGCCAGTTTCGGAAGCCAATGGCTTGTATGCAGAGGAGCGAACTCTGATTCCAAAGCCTGGTAGAACAAGTGAAGCTTTCACTGAATTTAATGCAGAGAGGGCTGTCCCTGGAAGGCTGCATGCAACAGAAAAAACAGCAATAGGACAAGGTAGGCAAAATGATTTCTCTGTGAAATCAAATGCGGATGATTCTAGCTTTTCTTTGTTCCATTTTGGCGGGCCTGTGGCTCTTTCAACAGGATGCAAATCGAATCCTGTCGCTTTGAAAGATGAGATTGTGGAAGAACTTTCTTCCCAGTTTTCAGCAGATCATGTTGAAAGTTATGGTTGCAATAAAAAAGAGTCTACAATTGAACAGTACAATTTGTTTGCAGCGAGTAACGGGTTAAGGTTTTCGTTCTTCTGATATAGTGGTTAGGTATAGGTGACTGCTTGGCAATTCAGTCCCTACCTTCTTTCCCAGAATATGGAAGTCTGAGAGTACTTTATAATTGGGTATACAATAATCTTACTATGAAAGAAAATCCAAGTTCAGCTTATAGTTTTTCATTAGATTGTTTACCCCCTTCGTGTCATTGTTTTTATTGCatgtagagaaagaaagagaagTTGGGAGAGTGTCATATAATGTTTGAGGGCTTTCAGTATGAGATCAGGGTTTTTTCCCCTTTTATTATGCTTTGCTGGTATGAGATTTTGTTTTTTCAGAATTCATTTGAATTTGTTTGTCATTTCATTTCTGTTTCTTGAATGGTTTGCTTGAGATGAATATTAGCATGTCCCTTAAGTCCCTTGTTTATATTGACGGACTGAGTAACAGGCATCTGAACTTGGATGTCATATTGCTCATATTTGAAGCTTTTTGTGTATGCCCCAACTCCCAAGTGACTTTTGATTTCGTTTGTTGCTGACCCATTGGAACAACATAGAAGGAAAATCTATTAGACAATAGCCATTATCAGAATGTAAGCTGATAATATGCTGAACATGGATGCTTTCTGGGgttttttaaaattgatttgCTATTATGCCGTTCTCCAAAGTGGCATGTTTAAGACAAGTTCTACACATTGTTTAACCTGGATTACATAGATGCTAAGTGATGCAAAAACtgtaaaattgctaggttgttacAGTAGATTCTGTGGACTGAATCAAAATGAGTCGACTTTTTATCTATTTACATGAGCAGATGTGTAAGATATCTGTGCTTGCAAGTttaaagaaaatttaatttaagaaaatttaATTTAGCCCGGTCCTTGTCGAGCACAAGCAGCTTGTAAACAAGACCAAGTTTTTGTTGTTTTTTACTCAAATACGAgtaatttgattttgatttttatttcatGTAGAGTTCGAGCTATAACTAATTTTTTGTTGCTTTTCACTCAAGTTTGAATAATTTAACTTCTATCTCAAATTGAAGCTGAACTCGAGtataaaagttaaatttaattaaactcaattgtGTATTAAGCTTTTAATTTCGAGTCAATTTCTTTAATTTTGAGTTgattttaaagtttttgtgacTTGAATTCGAGTCAAATTCAAGAGAAGAAACGATTCTCAAATAAGGATCGGTTGTAATTTAGACATTGATTACGCTGTTGTCTAACTTAACAAATGCACAAGGTTGACCGACAagtgatatatatattttgaccCTTGATGGAGAGGCTTGCAAGATGCTATGCTTTTCCATTTTCCATTCTTTCCTTTCGTTTTGTAAATTCAAAAGTTTAATTGTTATCCTTGGTAAATTCAAAACAGCTAAATAAAATTCGTAAACTTAATCATCTCAAACGAATGGTCAATTGTAGCGTTCTACAAAGTTGTTTTATATCAAGGAAGTTGAAAATTATTACATCGGGGAACTCTCCCCATCCTTGGGGATGGCTAATCACCAGTCTCCAACATGTACAAGCTACAATTAAAGTATGTTATGCCTTTCATGAAATATGCTTACACCTCATTCCAACTACTGAATCCTTTTCCCCCTCATTTTTCGGGTTGATTACTTAATAAGCTATTTTAATGGTAGAAGAAAAAGGAAAGCACTATTCTTAGCGTTCTCCTTTAGTTCTCTACACTAGAACAAATTTTTTCATCACTTTTCTTCATTTCAATTCATGTaccaaatgaaaaagatgatggaTATCTAAAATACAAGGTTCTCTTTCAAAACTAAGGTTAGACTTGACGAGAAAACACTATTTCTCCTCATTTTCAAGCATGAATCAAGGTAGgtgttttttctctctctcttcattttttataaaaaaaaaaagaaataaaatcttcTTTTTGGGAAATTCTATGGTGAAACTCCACTAAAAACAAGCTTAGGAAAAACTTTTACCAAAATATTTAAGGATTTACCAATATTTCTAAGACTACAAAATTATCTTTTACCAAAATATCTAAGGATTTAACAATATTTCTAAAGTTTTATCAATATttataaaccttaaaccctaagtCTTAAAAATATTGATAAATCCTTGAATATTTTGGTAAAAGCTTTTTCTAAGCTGAAGCTCATGGTAGAAGTGCCACTCAAGCTTTTAGCTCCCATCCACTTGTAAAAATTGAATGTCGATAATGACAATATAGAACAATcgcaaattaaaaagaaagaaaaataagaacacagattttacgtggagACTCTTTTGGAAAAAACCATGGCAGAAGAGAAgaaaaattcactaatgttgaaattCGAATGATATAAGAGGAGTTTCGGCTACTTCTATTTATAGCTTGAAAAATCTTATCctaatcaatgtcaaatagaATGAGAGAATTTCTATACGAATTCTACTTGtacaatcaatatcaaatagaagaAGAGTAGTTATATACGAATtctacttgtattttattttattttaataggaaTTTAAGTCACACAAaattaacaatctccaccttgatacGAATTCTCAACGAACAATTTCTTCACCACGAACTCTCAACAAACAAGTTCCCCACCTTTTCCCCGAAACCCTTTAAGGGGTgttcttcaacaatgaacaccagcCAAGTCCAGgctgtaataggccaattttggcccagattaaaaaataaatgaaattaaatttcaacAGTCCAACAGTCCAATTACAAGGCCTAAGAATTCACGGCCCAACAGGCCCGAAAAATTAAAACACCAGAAACCTAGGGTTTCTCCCCCCTCGCGTCGCAGTCAGGCCACCATGCCTCCGTACCCTCCAGTAACTTCAAGAGTCATGTTCACACCTCAGACGCTAGCATGTACCCCAGATACGCCATACACGCACACCCTCAGATCTCGCAAAAGGGACGAACGCAcagcaaaacaaaaacaaaaaacaaaggaatattgtattatttatttatttattatcattttcatctcttcggctataaagccaagagATTTCATCATTTGTAAGGTTACGCACACAAAAAAGGTAATAGAAAGCAATCAgaatagagaaaaaaaaatagagcAAGGTGATTCCCGATTCAAAAATCTCTAAACGCTTTATTTTCTTTCGTTTCATTCTGCCAGATTTGTGATTCTAATATTCGagggaaaaataagaaaaaggaaaaggggCTTACCTCGTGAAAGCGTCGTGGGTCATCTTCTACTTCGTTGAAATCGAAGCATAGAGGATGCCTTAAGGCTAAAAAGACAACCCCAAGGCTCGATTAGGCTGGCCGCTGTTCATGGTGGCAAATCGGCTCTTAAGATGGGCATTTAGGGTTTGCTGAAGAAGAGGAAATGGGGCTAGGGTAGTTCGGCTGATTGAGGCTTGGCTTTAGCCTTTTTATGGGACCAAAAACGGTACCGTTCTGAGCTTTTTTCATTAGCTCTAAAACGACGCCGTGTCGTCCATACCCGCCCCGATCCGGTTCTTCACCCCTGGGATCCGCGCGTTTCTGCGGTGAGGGGTAATTGCGCGTTAAGTCCCCCTCATTTGCATAAGCATTCATTCGTGCATTGCCGGTTTTACTTCATTTTTAGAATTTAGCTTtgtaatttgaatgtgtttacaATTCAATCAGCGCCTAAACACTGTGTTTTGGGACCTGAATTATTTCCAGTTTGAGTCCCTACGCATTTGCGCGCATCACATGTTGGTtctttttattgttattgttttattttcaaattattccttttc contains these protein-coding regions:
- the LOC108460469 gene encoding uncharacterized protein LOC108460469, which codes for MPGLAKRNEQYSSASFGFWSKHRDDVSYNQLQKFWSELPLQARQELLRIDKQTLFEQARKNMYCSRCNGLLLEGFLQIVMYGKSLQQEGVAGSLHYNRPGLSKSPSDGGLSMPDGSQDEIQNPSVHPWGGLTTSRDGSLTLLDCYLCSKSLKGLQNVFDSARARERERELLYPDACGGGGRGWISQGIPSYGRGHGTRETCALHTARLSCETLVDFWSALGEETRQSLLRMKEEDFIERLMYRFDSKRFCRDCRRNVIREFKELKELKRMRREPRCTSWFCVGDTAFLYEVSDDSVHADWRQTFADTVGTYHHFEWAVGTGEGKSDIMEFENVGMNGTVQVNGLGLGGLSICYITLRAWKLDGRCSEISVKAHALKGQQCVHCRLVVGDGYVTITRGESIGIFFEHAEEAEEEEDDDSMDKDGNELDGECSRPQKHAKSPELAREFLLDAATVIFKEQVEKAFREGTARQNAHSIFVSLAVKLLEERIYVACKEIITLEKQMKLLEEEEKEKREEEERKERKRTKEREKKLRRKERLKGKEREKEKKCAESTTPVFPDVAKEESSLTHEVEENIVINCRDSVSDTGDIIVSRPGSPDVQDEQFLDGHSTSSLQNHSLDSPDAESTNVKDGNGSFIKEQSKFSRRRSKFRKDGQFDPSMKWCDRRRFAIVSESAPVNRYEPRHQSENFESPSSNINGSNRQLRITNVKSNGRNCGVKYTEKYQCSNGRSDRYDICSCGEHNEYRTKIEPHVSATRVGREPKSLSKAESKLAMPKQLYCGSKYNQQVYMREDHGKLKHKIIAGNNPSDRDSLYSKKVWEPTEVHKKYPRSNSDTDIALRSSTYVEGAGPDDNFVKSSSEMRSNEASVNLGEIDHEHRNVNRSRNSNLATDKDCHAETHDQCSSLNAAYEEVRICPNRKLTLNGIPHSTMSSTSNSDNCSSCLSEGDSNTSASNHGNLESSSTSDSEDACQQSDRRDASICIENGFSECQVKGIDKKQDADGGVALERHALFGHQPDGTGNKAPGNLPTKTAENSDNGKPTAFMGSQHQGMFTSVRSQHIQFPVYPTPSTMGYYHQNPVSWPATPANGLVPFPPNPYLYTGPLGYGLNGNSHLCMPYGTLQHLAAPPFNPDPVPVYQPVSEANGLYAEERTLIPKPGRTSEAFTEFNAERAVPGRLHATEKTAIGQGRQNDFSVKSNADDSSFSLFHFGGPVALSTGCKSNPVALKDEIVEELSSQFSADHVESYGCNKKESTIEQYNLFAASNGLRFSFF